A window of the Desulforapulum autotrophicum HRM2 genome harbors these coding sequences:
- a CDS encoding endonuclease/exonuclease/phosphatase family protein, which yields MLPILIFCTLLALLTALLPLSRNSHWIIRGLDFPRLQFTVFATVLLIAHYYFLDSQMIITQVLILATTLCLIWQLWWILPYSFLWPKEVKTSSDGSADKQISILTSNVLTPNRNADALIRLVKKHQPDVLVTLESDQWWEDKLKVLEAEMPYSIKCPLDNLYGMHVFSRLPLGGQEICYLVEKDIPSIHATLELRTGDKIRAHFLHPAPPSPTENPESAERDAELVIVARSVAESDQPVIVTGDLNDVAWSATTRLFRKISGLLDPRVGRGVFNTFHADYLIVRWPLDHLFHSQHFTLQDIQRLPSIGSDHFPLLTILSFTPLRSARQKGVQARASDHEWAKEISEEQNVGKNDVPKPGKTD from the coding sequence ATGTTACCGATACTCATATTTTGCACGCTGTTGGCTCTATTGACGGCCCTGCTGCCTTTATCGCGAAATTCACATTGGATTATCAGAGGGCTGGATTTCCCTCGATTGCAGTTTACGGTATTTGCAACTGTTTTGTTGATTGCTCATTATTATTTCCTCGATTCTCAAATGATTATCACCCAGGTACTGATTCTTGCCACGACTTTGTGTTTAATCTGGCAATTGTGGTGGATCTTGCCCTATTCTTTTTTATGGCCCAAAGAGGTCAAAACTTCCAGTGATGGTAGTGCTGATAAACAAATCAGCATTCTCACATCTAATGTACTCACTCCAAATCGTAATGCCGATGCGTTGATCAGGCTGGTTAAAAAGCATCAGCCCGATGTTTTAGTAACGCTGGAATCAGACCAATGGTGGGAAGACAAGCTTAAGGTCTTAGAGGCTGAAATGCCTTACAGCATTAAATGTCCCCTTGACAACCTCTATGGCATGCATGTTTTTTCACGTTTGCCCTTAGGTGGGCAAGAGATTTGCTATTTAGTTGAGAAGGATATACCATCCATACATGCAACATTAGAGTTGAGAACAGGTGACAAAATTCGTGCGCATTTCCTTCATCCAGCCCCCCCAAGCCCAACAGAAAATCCTGAATCAGCGGAGCGGGATGCTGAATTGGTGATTGTGGCTCGAAGTGTAGCCGAGAGTGACCAACCTGTGATCGTAACCGGTGATCTTAATGACGTTGCTTGGTCGGCCACAACTCGACTTTTTCGTAAAATAAGCGGATTGCTTGATCCGCGAGTGGGACGTGGCGTGTTTAATACTTTTCATGCGGATTACTTGATTGTGCGTTGGCCTTTGGATCATTTGTTTCACAGTCAACATTTTACGTTGCAAGACATTCAACGTTTGCCTTCGATTGGTTCGGATCATTTTCCTCTACTGACGATACTCTCGTTTACTCCGTTGCGAAGTGCCAGGCAGAAAGGTGTACAAGCCCGCGCTTCTGATCATGAGTGGGCGAAAGAGATATCTGAAGAACAGAATGTGGGCAAGAATGACGTGCCAAAGCCAGGCAAGACAGACTGA
- a CDS encoding hemerythrin domain-containing protein: MDVLSRLTQEHAHILQGINYLEKARDLLEQNRQPSVDFFKTAVLFFEEYADQLHHYKEEYLLFSVLASKKGGRIDLGIGSLRYQHELNRRCIKKIEDSLTGYEKCGEIATTTLLENLAVYISILKRHIFIENRLFYPMAETELSEDEKRELKNQFDEEEAGYNTRQMISDNLSRLQKMKELIFEIKKS; the protein is encoded by the coding sequence ATGGATGTTTTATCAAGATTAACCCAAGAACATGCCCATATCCTCCAGGGAATCAACTATCTGGAAAAGGCAAGGGACCTTCTGGAACAAAACCGTCAACCCTCAGTAGATTTTTTTAAAACAGCTGTTCTTTTTTTTGAGGAATATGCAGACCAACTCCATCATTATAAAGAAGAATATCTTTTATTCAGCGTTCTGGCGTCCAAAAAGGGTGGCCGTATTGATCTTGGGATAGGATCTTTGCGTTATCAGCACGAGTTAAACCGGCGGTGTATAAAGAAGATAGAAGATTCTTTAACTGGGTATGAAAAATGCGGTGAAATCGCCACAACAACACTTTTGGAAAACCTTGCCGTTTATATTTCAATTTTAAAGCGGCATATCTTCATAGAGAATCGTTTGTTCTATCCCATGGCAGAAACCGAATTGTCCGAAGATGAAAAAAGAGAATTAAAGAACCAGTTTGATGAAGAAGAAGCAGGGTATAACACACGACAAATGATCAGCGATAATCTATCCAGGCTTCAAAAAATGAAAGAATTAATTTTCGAAATTAAAAAATCATGA
- a CDS encoding efflux transporter outer membrane subunit has product MNKNKMVSYTLIGVYAFLLTGCALGPDFQPPVPPDVAGYTSTPLTPNFEASPTMLGDPQNIIKGERPTKYWWEGMGVEKLDMLISEALEHNPTLMAAAASLRQAQELYAAKAGSTLYPQAEANLTGQRQRFNPNSSGLIDDARQFGLYNASLGVTYTFDLAGGNRRALEALAARSDYQQFQLEGARLTLVANIVTTAIAQARLKRQTEIIENILTSQENQIELTLERIRLGHGEPDDALALQTQLEQTRAQLTPLRYQLQQNNHFLAVLVGRAPGERLLPSFTLEDFTLPPELPLLIPSELVHARPDILGAEALLHASNAEYGVAVSKLYPQLNLSADLGSQALTTGALFGGGSAVWSLVGQLTQPLFKPGLPAEKRAALSAFDAAAANYQSVVLEALRNVADVLRALENDSKRLEALSAADLAAEKSLESAQRRYRLGATSYYDLLIAQQQRLQTELDLTEGQAKRLVNTAAFYQAMGLDHRFDQ; this is encoded by the coding sequence ATGAACAAAAATAAAATGGTCAGTTACACGTTGATTGGTGTTTATGCCTTTTTACTGACAGGATGTGCCCTGGGACCGGATTTTCAACCTCCTGTTCCTCCGGATGTGGCTGGCTATACCTCCACGCCATTGACCCCAAATTTTGAAGCCTCTCCCACCATGCTGGGTGATCCACAAAACATTATTAAAGGAGAACGACCAACGAAATATTGGTGGGAAGGGATGGGTGTTGAAAAACTAGACATGCTCATCAGCGAAGCTTTGGAACATAACCCAACCCTGATGGCGGCAGCGGCTTCCTTGCGTCAGGCCCAGGAACTTTATGCGGCAAAGGCGGGTTCGACACTTTATCCCCAGGCTGAAGCCAACCTCACCGGCCAGCGCCAGCGATTCAACCCCAATTCATCGGGGCTGATCGACGATGCCAGGCAATTCGGTCTTTACAACGCCAGCCTGGGCGTCACCTATACATTTGACCTGGCCGGAGGCAACCGCAGGGCCTTGGAAGCGCTGGCCGCCCGGAGCGATTATCAGCAGTTTCAATTAGAGGGCGCTCGTTTGACACTGGTGGCAAATATCGTAACAACGGCCATTGCCCAGGCAAGGCTGAAAAGACAGACTGAAATCATAGAAAACATCTTGACGTCCCAGGAAAACCAAATAGAATTAACCCTGGAACGCATTCGTCTGGGTCATGGAGAACCGGATGATGCGTTGGCCCTGCAAACACAGTTGGAGCAAACGCGCGCCCAACTAACGCCGTTACGTTATCAACTTCAACAAAACAACCATTTTTTGGCCGTTCTTGTGGGTAGAGCCCCAGGAGAACGTCTGCTGCCGTCGTTTACCCTGGAGGATTTCACCCTGCCGCCGGAGTTGCCGTTATTAATCCCCTCTGAACTGGTGCATGCAAGGCCGGATATTCTCGGCGCTGAAGCGTTGCTGCATGCCTCTAATGCAGAATACGGGGTTGCCGTATCGAAACTATATCCCCAACTCAACCTCAGCGCCGATCTTGGATCCCAGGCACTGACGACCGGGGCGTTGTTCGGCGGTGGTTCTGCCGTTTGGAGTTTGGTAGGGCAACTGACACAACCTTTGTTCAAACCAGGCCTGCCCGCTGAAAAGAGAGCGGCTCTCTCCGCCTTTGATGCGGCTGCGGCAAACTACCAGTCCGTCGTTCTGGAGGCTCTTCGCAACGTAGCTGATGTATTGCGGGCATTGGAGAATGATTCAAAAAGGCTGGAGGCTCTTTCTGCCGCTGATTTAGCTGCTGAGAAGTCTTTAGAGTCGGCACAGCGTCGGTATAGGCTTGGAGCAACCAGCTATTACGATCTGCTTATTGCACAACAACAACGGCTTCAGACTGAACTCGATCTAACAGAAGGTCAGGCCAAACGCCTGGTCAACACTGCTGCTTTTTACCAGGCCATGGGCCTTGATCATCGTTTCGACCAATGA
- the ovoA gene encoding 5-histidylcysteine sulfoxide synthase, whose product MIQDIRNTRTIILNSGSAEAKKEEIRDYFHATYSIDEQLYETLKDDECFYVRAELLRHPLIFYLGHTAAFYINKLIIAKLIDQRINPRYESMFSVGVDEMSWDDLDESHYDWPTVAEVKAYRDEVRKVVDALITSMPLVMPITWDHPFWTILMGIEHQRIHLETSSVIIRQLPIDQVHMLPLWEICPDTGTAPENELLSVPGGGVNLGKSKDSPLYGWDNEFGQHQKDVWDFSASRYLVSNYEFLKFVADKGYFKSEFWTEEGKRWVDFTKAEHPLFWIKKRDTYQLRTMLQIIEMPWDWPVEVNYLEARAFCNWMGAKHDQSIRLPTEDEWYRLRDLHNIPDQPYWEKAPGNINLEHWASSCPVTRFCFGDFYDIIGNVWQWTETPITGFAGFKVHPFYDDFSTPTFDTRHNLIKGGSWISTGNAATRDSRYAFRRHFFQHAGFRYVQSKQPLEDQQAMYENDRAVSQYCQAHYGEDYYNVENFPLKCASLALGYMMDRPKIKALDLGCAVGRSTFELAREFNSVDGLDFSARFIQVAFQMKQKSSIHFELQEEGDIVSYHEKKLEELGLEQSKHKVAFFQADASNLKPRFTGYDLILAANLIDRLYDPVKFLTTIHSRLNTNGVLVLTSPYTWLEEFTKKENWVGGIRKNGEPYTTLEGLTDILSHHFKMLDAPRDIEFVIRETRRKFQHTISQMTVWEKRSEQAPDTHAV is encoded by the coding sequence GTGATTCAAGATATCCGTAATACCCGAACCATTATTCTGAATAGTGGTAGTGCTGAAGCCAAGAAAGAGGAGATTCGCGACTATTTTCACGCGACGTACAGCATTGATGAACAGCTATATGAAACCCTCAAAGACGATGAGTGTTTTTATGTCCGGGCAGAGTTGCTGAGACACCCATTGATTTTTTATTTAGGTCATACGGCGGCCTTTTACATCAATAAGCTGATCATTGCAAAACTCATTGATCAACGCATCAATCCCAGATATGAATCAATGTTCTCAGTTGGCGTGGACGAGATGTCATGGGATGACCTGGATGAATCCCACTATGACTGGCCGACGGTGGCTGAAGTCAAAGCATACCGGGATGAAGTCCGCAAGGTTGTGGATGCGCTGATCACCTCCATGCCACTGGTTATGCCCATTACCTGGGATCATCCGTTTTGGACAATTTTGATGGGCATTGAACATCAGCGGATTCACCTTGAGACCTCTTCGGTCATTATCCGGCAACTTCCCATCGATCAGGTCCACATGCTCCCCTTATGGGAGATCTGTCCTGATACAGGCACTGCCCCGGAAAATGAATTGCTGTCCGTGCCAGGCGGTGGGGTAAACCTGGGAAAATCCAAGGACAGTCCTCTATACGGCTGGGATAATGAATTTGGCCAACATCAGAAAGATGTCTGGGACTTTTCTGCTTCCAGATACCTGGTTTCCAATTATGAATTTTTAAAATTTGTGGCGGATAAGGGATATTTTAAAAGTGAATTCTGGACAGAAGAGGGCAAGCGCTGGGTCGATTTTACAAAAGCCGAACACCCGCTGTTCTGGATCAAAAAACGAGACACCTACCAGCTTCGGACCATGTTACAAATTATTGAAATGCCCTGGGACTGGCCCGTGGAAGTCAACTATCTGGAGGCCAGGGCGTTTTGTAACTGGATGGGGGCAAAACATGACCAGTCGATTCGGCTGCCCACGGAAGATGAGTGGTATCGGTTACGGGACCTGCACAACATCCCGGATCAGCCTTACTGGGAAAAGGCACCGGGTAATATCAATCTGGAACACTGGGCATCATCCTGTCCGGTCACACGGTTTTGTTTTGGTGATTTCTACGACATCATCGGAAATGTCTGGCAATGGACGGAAACCCCCATTACCGGATTTGCCGGGTTTAAAGTCCATCCCTTTTACGATGATTTTTCCACCCCTACTTTTGACACCCGACATAACCTGATAAAAGGCGGTTCCTGGATTTCAACGGGGAATGCGGCCACCCGGGATTCCAGGTATGCATTTCGTCGCCATTTTTTCCAGCACGCAGGGTTTCGATACGTACAATCCAAACAACCATTGGAGGATCAGCAAGCCATGTACGAAAATGACAGGGCCGTATCACAATATTGTCAAGCGCACTACGGAGAAGACTATTATAATGTTGAAAATTTCCCGTTGAAATGTGCGAGTCTGGCGCTCGGATATATGATGGACCGCCCCAAAATCAAAGCGCTTGATCTGGGATGTGCTGTGGGGCGTTCCACGTTTGAACTTGCCAGGGAATTCAATTCTGTTGACGGTCTTGATTTCTCGGCCCGATTTATCCAGGTCGCCTTCCAAATGAAGCAGAAAAGCAGTATCCATTTTGAATTACAAGAGGAAGGCGATATTGTATCGTACCACGAGAAAAAACTGGAAGAACTGGGCCTGGAGCAATCCAAGCATAAAGTGGCGTTTTTCCAGGCCGATGCTTCCAACCTTAAACCCCGGTTCACCGGGTATGACCTTATCCTGGCTGCCAACCTGATTGATAGACTCTACGACCCGGTGAAATTTTTAACCACGATTCATTCCCGACTGAATACCAACGGGGTCCTGGTGTTGACGTCTCCCTATACCTGGCTGGAAGAATTTACAAAAAAAGAGAACTGGGTGGGAGGCATTCGAAAGAATGGAGAACCCTATACAACGCTGGAGGGATTAACGGATATTCTCAGTCATCATTTCAAAATGCTCGATGCCCCTCGTGATATTGAGTTTGTAATTCGTGAGACCCGGAGAAAATTTCAGCATACAATATCCCAGATGACCGTGTGGGAAAAAAGAAGCGAACAGGCGCCAGACACGCATGCCGTTTAA
- a CDS encoding protein kinase domain-containing protein: protein MSNKRLNCWEYMGCGLEPGGVNAGLGKICPAASDQSFSGINSGKNAGRFCWAVPNTLCLKDRQGHYLEKREKCKECDFYHMVLAEEGTRNLRTKFLRFVHCRQKESSFLKQLRRTLIKPGKRFVFQGKEMDEAYIIRQGACIVLVEKNGRLYPVDHRSEGDLVNMSALFTGEPSMAHVEAESEIDAWVIKRSEFEDIPKNDPDLWEFLTEIVANRFDSKRPTSYRTIGNYLATDIIGRGGYSIVYRGKDLVSGNPVAIKMMRHHLVLDSDFLARLKKEAHIVDMLAHGNIIKVYDMVERYRTIFIIMEYLEGESILEIIQRHKTISPPKAINYLVQTCQAIHYAYCSGILHKDINPGNLMIVEDDRVKLVDFGLACSIHEDDDIFDGAYPYLAPELLKGERASLQSEIYSLGISAFEMVTGQRPYPEEDSVLFTRMRCEKEIPNPEQIVPELPRGLNQFIVKACKIDPAQRFKNMTEALELLKR from the coding sequence ATGAGCAATAAACGGCTAAATTGCTGGGAATACATGGGTTGCGGATTGGAACCAGGAGGTGTGAATGCCGGGCTGGGCAAAATTTGTCCTGCGGCGTCGGACCAAAGTTTTTCAGGTATCAATTCCGGCAAAAACGCAGGACGGTTCTGCTGGGCGGTTCCAAACACGCTTTGTCTCAAAGATCGGCAGGGTCACTATCTGGAGAAACGAGAAAAATGCAAGGAATGTGATTTTTACCACATGGTTCTTGCCGAAGAGGGCACGCGGAACCTTAGAACTAAATTTTTAAGATTTGTCCATTGCCGACAAAAGGAATCCTCCTTTCTAAAGCAGTTGAGGCGGACCCTTATTAAGCCTGGGAAACGGTTTGTGTTCCAGGGTAAAGAAATGGATGAGGCATATATTATCAGACAGGGTGCCTGTATTGTGCTGGTGGAAAAAAATGGCCGACTTTATCCGGTCGATCATCGGAGTGAAGGGGATCTTGTAAATATGAGTGCTTTATTTACCGGAGAGCCAAGTATGGCCCATGTGGAAGCTGAAAGTGAGATTGATGCCTGGGTCATCAAACGATCAGAATTCGAAGACATTCCAAAAAATGATCCAGATCTTTGGGAATTTTTGACCGAAATTGTTGCAAACCGCTTTGATTCAAAAAGGCCGACATCCTATCGGACCATCGGCAACTACCTGGCAACGGATATTATCGGCCGGGGCGGATACAGCATTGTGTATAGAGGAAAAGATCTGGTATCCGGAAACCCTGTTGCCATAAAGATGATGCGGCACCATCTGGTTCTGGACTCGGATTTTCTTGCAAGGCTCAAAAAAGAAGCTCACATAGTGGACATGCTGGCCCATGGGAATATTATCAAAGTGTATGATATGGTGGAGCGATACCGGACCATATTTATTATAATGGAGTATCTTGAGGGTGAATCCATTTTGGAAATCATCCAGCGGCATAAAACAATCTCCCCTCCTAAAGCCATCAATTATCTTGTCCAGACCTGCCAGGCGATTCACTATGCCTATTGCAGCGGGATTCTGCACAAAGATATTAACCCGGGTAATCTGATGATTGTTGAAGATGACAGGGTAAAGCTGGTGGATTTTGGCCTTGCCTGTTCCATCCATGAAGATGATGATATTTTTGACGGTGCATATCCTTATCTTGCACCGGAATTATTGAAAGGCGAAAGAGCCAGTCTGCAAAGTGAAATATACTCACTGGGAATCTCTGCTTTTGAGATGGTTACAGGTCAAAGGCCTTACCCGGAGGAAGATTCGGTGCTTTTTACCAGAATGCGTTGTGAAAAAGAGATCCCAAACCCTGAACAAATTGTCCCAGAACTTCCCCGGGGGCTAAATCAGTTTATTGTAAAGGCCTGTAAAATAGATCCTGCCCAAAGGTTTAAAAATATGACAGAAGCCCTCGAATTGTTAAAAAGATGA
- a CDS encoding methylenetetrahydrofolate reductase C-terminal domain-containing protein, with amino-acid sequence MLRIFSEELMNPDNFVITIELVPGRESFGRNTDTLIGIAKDAFSDGRVSAVSITDNPGGNPSLSPDVLGYEIFRHGLDVIVHFTCRDMNRVGMESRALQLARMGMKNILCLTGDYSGKGFGGRGAPVFDLDSVLLTRMVKGLSNRMMTSGDPDPFFSGCGVSPFKTLKSECLAQYKKLDMKIDAGASFAITQLGYDINKFNELIRYHNEKNAHIPVMASVFLLSPKAARAMNKHRVPGAHVSDALYEKVTQEWKIPKEGLNAAIERSARLGAILKGIGFRGIHIGGVHRSFTTVARILDRMEKIGDDWPAHMNEFSGKEKNAYYVYDKIVEDKNIPAFKPGLKERVINHWPYGMLCFAHNLFFNKTAGLAPVYRKLAAFLESHDKEWVLKHCLEDPIKIPLLSCQSCGDCGIQHTAFLCPESGCPKHTRNGPCGGSRNGACEVYPDKECIWVRAYKRLDYAGKLSTFLEDKVPPRNWELNKTSSWINFHLNRDHQKEKKQIKQQP; translated from the coding sequence ATGCTTCGTATTTTCAGTGAAGAGTTGATGAATCCTGACAACTTTGTTATCACCATTGAACTGGTACCAGGTCGTGAATCTTTTGGCCGCAATACCGATACCCTGATTGGCATCGCAAAAGATGCGTTTTCCGACGGCAGGGTCTCTGCCGTATCCATAACCGACAACCCCGGGGGCAACCCCTCGTTGTCCCCGGATGTGCTGGGATATGAAATTTTCAGGCATGGGCTGGATGTCATTGTTCATTTTACCTGCCGGGACATGAACCGGGTCGGTATGGAAAGCCGTGCCCTTCAGCTGGCACGCATGGGCATGAAAAACATTTTATGCCTGACAGGGGATTACAGCGGCAAAGGCTTTGGCGGAAGGGGGGCTCCGGTATTTGATCTGGATTCCGTCCTTTTGACCCGCATGGTAAAGGGGCTTAGCAACCGCATGATGACATCGGGTGATCCAGATCCCTTTTTCAGTGGATGCGGCGTTTCCCCATTTAAAACATTGAAATCAGAATGCCTGGCGCAATATAAGAAACTGGACATGAAAATTGATGCCGGTGCCTCCTTTGCCATTACCCAGCTCGGCTATGACATCAACAAATTCAATGAACTGATCCGATATCATAATGAAAAGAATGCACACATACCGGTGATGGCTTCGGTTTTCCTGCTCAGCCCTAAAGCGGCCCGGGCCATGAACAAGCACAGGGTACCTGGCGCCCATGTGTCTGATGCCCTTTATGAAAAGGTGACCCAGGAATGGAAAATCCCAAAAGAAGGCCTCAACGCAGCCATTGAAAGGTCTGCCCGTCTGGGTGCTATTCTCAAGGGGATCGGTTTCCGGGGGATTCACATCGGTGGTGTACACCGGAGCTTCACGACCGTTGCCCGTATCCTGGACCGCATGGAAAAAATTGGAGATGACTGGCCCGCCCATATGAATGAATTTTCCGGTAAGGAAAAAAACGCTTATTACGTTTATGATAAAATCGTTGAGGATAAAAACATCCCTGCTTTCAAACCCGGACTAAAGGAGAGGGTGATAAATCACTGGCCCTATGGAATGCTTTGTTTCGCCCATAATCTTTTTTTTAACAAAACAGCCGGGCTGGCACCGGTTTATCGAAAACTGGCCGCTTTTCTGGAATCCCATGATAAAGAATGGGTATTAAAACACTGCCTGGAAGACCCCATAAAAATCCCCCTGCTGTCCTGCCAGAGTTGTGGGGACTGCGGCATCCAGCACACCGCCTTCCTGTGTCCTGAATCAGGGTGCCCCAAGCATACACGCAACGGCCCCTGCGGCGGCAGCCGGAATGGTGCCTGTGAGGTCTACCCGGATAAAGAATGCATATGGGTCAGGGCATATAAGCGCCTGGATTATGCCGGCAAGCTGTCCACCTTTCTGGAAGATAAGGTACCTCCCAGAAATTGGGAGTTGAACAAGACTTCTTCCTGGATCAATTTTCATCTGAACCGTGACCATCAGAAAGAAAAGAAACAGATAAAACAGCAACCTTGA
- a CDS encoding ABC transporter ATP-binding protein — MTAKGIRIEGVKKRYGSGDTAVDALKMVDMHVAPGEVVGLIGPSGSGKSTLLKCLGAVIEPTAGKMILGDDIIYDDGWKVKDLRALRRDRIGFVFQAPYLIPFLDVTDNVALLPMLAGMPNTEARKRAIELFKALDVEHRAKAMPSQLSGGEQQRVAIARGLVNRPPVILADEPTAPLDSERALAVIRILNDMAQKFETAIIVVTHDEKIIPTFKRIYNIREGVTYEEKGEGRGFK, encoded by the coding sequence ATGACTGCAAAAGGTATTCGTATCGAGGGGGTAAAAAAACGTTATGGCAGCGGAGATACCGCCGTTGATGCCCTGAAGATGGTAGACATGCACGTTGCGCCGGGCGAAGTTGTTGGGCTGATAGGTCCTTCTGGATCTGGCAAAAGTACGCTCCTTAAATGTCTGGGAGCGGTGATCGAGCCGACCGCCGGAAAAATGATACTCGGAGATGACATCATTTATGACGACGGCTGGAAGGTCAAAGATCTTCGCGCCCTGCGCCGGGACCGGATCGGCTTTGTATTCCAGGCACCTTATCTGATTCCCTTCCTCGACGTCACCGACAATGTCGCCCTTCTGCCCATGCTGGCGGGAATGCCAAACACCGAGGCGCGTAAACGGGCAATAGAATTGTTTAAAGCGCTTGATGTGGAACATCGCGCCAAGGCCATGCCCTCTCAACTCTCTGGTGGAGAACAGCAACGCGTGGCTATTGCACGGGGACTGGTCAATCGTCCTCCGGTAATACTGGCCGATGAACCGACCGCTCCGCTGGATAGCGAGCGCGCCCTGGCTGTAATCCGGATATTGAACGACATGGCTCAAAAATTCGAGACCGCCATTATTGTCGTCACCCACGATGAAAAAATCATTCCCACCTTTAAACGCATATATAACATCCGTGAAGGGGTGACCTATGAAGAAAAAGGTGAAGGACGTGGTTTCAAATGA